One part of the Ochotona princeps isolate mOchPri1 chromosome 3, mOchPri1.hap1, whole genome shotgun sequence genome encodes these proteins:
- the LOC101530751 gene encoding cell surface glycoprotein CD200 receptor 2-like: MRPFQKISASRLLISIITIGIVSSDSCMHGKHMTQDASTPPPEVNTSLPVLMGTKAVLCCHPVPLTSVLVTTWKITLRHRPTCTMSYKKDTNETTAFSCADERITWASRPDQDPKLQIDPVALSHDGNYSCEMITHDGNFCHRYHLQVLVPPEVILYVHKNRTAECKAVAGKPAANVSWFPPGDCLTGQDSWANGTVTVWSTCNWPDSNVTKVTCSVSHSTGEKSLSKELPPGFRTLGCSVSSLLIILYVKFSLFLVVLFLVGFIFFKTTGDYRNVLERDRRDILDLLQSNTNLCHWRH, translated from the exons TTTCAAGTGATTCATGTATGCACGGAAAGCACATGACACAGGACGCTTCAACTCCTCCCCCGGAAG TCAACACCTCACTGCCCGTGCTGATGGGTACAAAGGCTgtgctctgctgccatcctgtcCCATTGACGAGTGTGTTGGTAACCACATGGAAAATAACTCTCAGACACAGGCCCACCTGCACAATGTCCTACAAGAAAGATACAAATGAGACCACAGCATTCAGCTGTGCTGATGAGAGAATAACCTGGGCCTCCAGACCTGACCAGGATCCTAAACTTCAGATTGACCCAGTGGCTCTCAGTCATGATGGGAATTACAGCTGTGAAATGATCACTCATGATGGAAATTTTTGTCATAGATATCACCTCCAAGTGTTAG TTCCACCCGAAGTGATCCTATATGTCCACAAGAACAGAACCGCCGAGTGCAAGGCTGTTGCAGGGAAGCCGGCTGCAAACGTGTCTTGGTTCCCACCAGGGGACTGTCTCACTGGGCAAGACTCCTGGGCCAATGGCACAGTGACTGTCTGGAGCACATGCAACTGGCCGGACAGCAACGTGACTAAAGTGACCTGCTCTGTCTCGCATTCTACTGGTGAAAAAAGTCTGTCCAAAGAACTGCCTCCTG GTTTCAGAACATTGGGCTGTTCAGTGTCATCTTTACTGATCATTCTCTATGTAAAATTCTCCCTCTTCCTGGTTGTTCTGTTCCTCGTGggattcattttcttcaaaactaCAGGAGATTACAG gaatgTGCTTGAAAGAGACAGGAGGGATATTCTTGATCTTTTGCAGAGCAACACCAACCTGTGCCACTGGCGACATTGA